Within the Mustela lutreola isolate mMusLut2 chromosome 2, mMusLut2.pri, whole genome shotgun sequence genome, the region CATTATCTGTCTGCCATATTAGTATGGTTagaatttagtttagttttagttAGAATCAGTAGGAAAAACTTTATCAATAagaaacaaagtgaaaaacaaagcTCAGGGTATCTGTACCTACTTAAATAGCTTTTACTTAGCAGCTTCCTAAATCCCTTGCCAGACAAGATATTTTAAGCATCTTGCCACTCTTTAATTGTGTAAAATAACCATGGTTTTAGGGCTGAACTTCACTCTTTAATTGTGCAAAATAACCATGGTTTTAGGGTTGAATTTctaagtgatttttctcttttgtgtacTTTCCAGAATTCATTTCAGACATAGTTTTCAATTTTGAATAGTAATATTTCAAATCAACCCCAAGGTAAAAGTTGTAGGACaacataaaaaatgaagtcaCTTTTCATGTGTTTCCCATTGGCAAATTACTGTGTTTTTTCTGCCACCAGGCTTCATCTAATGATGTGACCTTTACCGTGCTAATAGACAGCAAACAAAAATCTGCCAAACTGTGATAAAATAtaggttttaaatataaaatgaattaagcTAAGAAGATTTATAAAGGTCAAAAGCATGGAAAGAATTAAGTTGAAACAGTGATTTGTGTTTGACACATGTTGTACCAGATTTTCTCCAAGGTTATTTTTTGAAATCTTAATGTGTAATAGCTATACAAGagactgtacttttttttttttttaagtaacactACAGTAGTGTTGACTAATGTTTGTTTAAGCTCAGATATTAGCTTATTCAACTATTATATACCGAATATGCACCAAGTAATAGGACACACTCAATAAACTCAGTAACAATCCTTAACATCTTACAAAATACAATTTAATAGGCGTGAGAGATAAGCAAATTTTAACTATTTCAGGAGAAATGCTGGTGGAAGCTGTATCTCCCTCACAAAGACTTCTAAGAGGATGGAGTCTGCCGGGcatacagaaggagaaagagactgCACACATAAAGCACAGAGAAAATACATACATagaaatacatatgtacatagaaatacatacatacatagaaataCATAGAAAGTACAGAGGAGAAAAACAGTGCACTTTTGAAACTGAGAGAACCGAAAGAAAAGTCACTTATGGTGTGAGTCAAGCTTGAGAgtgtaaaagattaaaaattggtGATTCTCAGCCAGAGATGAGTTTGGCCCCAGGGACATTTGTCAATGTCTGGAGATACTTCTGGTTACCATCACTGAGAGTGTATAGAGGCTTGCTGGCATCTAGTGAGTAGAGGTGAGTAGATGCTACTACCCAGACTtgagtgcacaggacagcccctacCACAAAGAACACTCTCCTCATCAGTAGTGCCTAGGCTAATGCTGTTACAAATAAACCTGTAGACTTACATTAGGGTTAGGTGACAAAATTAACTGAAGGAGTTTGGGATTTGTGCTGGGAGTCATGGGGTACCAGTGAGGGACTTAATCAcatggttttgggtttttttttgtgttttttttttgtcattccaAGAGACACTCTATTATCATGGTTGTAATTAGATATTTGTTTATGGTAACTCTCACTCATGGGATTGGAAAATAGTGCTTACTATGAATTACATCCACCAGTCATACAAAAGTTGAAAGAGCACCATTGTGGAAAGTTTGCTAGAAGTTTAAAAGCCAACAGGAAAGATGCCTTAATTCTTTGGTCCTTGCCAAATGACCATATGCCATATGGTCCTTGCCGTATTATGTCgcaatataatctttaaaatctgtatatttattttatgggaGTCTCTCCTGCCACAGAGTCAAGCCAGGCACCCACTCACATGAATCTGGAGCTCTCCTGGAGCTCAACAGAAGATCACAATGAACCACTGTtcagtttcaaaaagaaaaacagaaacatctcTTATGTCCAGTGCAAAAAGGAATCATCCAAAGTTTCAGAACAggctttcttaattttctttttcttctcttttcttcttcttttaaaaattttttttagtccaGTGCCTTTTGAACATCTGGACAATTATGACCTCTCTTTTTAGAAATATGCACTTATCCTCCCAAATACTGCTTCTAATTTCAGGGGTTCATGGACCATATAGAGAGATATAGTGATTTCTCACATGATGCTGATGTTCCCCAAAATATCTAAAGGCCAGATTTATAGCAACAAAAATTTGCCAAAGGAAATACAGCACAATTTAGAATCATCCAGAGAAAGCTTTGCATTTTTTAATCAATGAAAAGCTCTTTCCAAAAAAGCTAAGATACCACTTGTGTCATCTTGCAGAATATAAGTAATATTGCATCACAGCAAAAAGAAAGTCAATGGAAATGAGCAATTTTTCTTATGATCTATAATGAGGACAATATGTTGCTCTGGTTACAATAACCTCTGTGATGAACAATTCTGTAAACCATGAGCTTTCTGCTGATTCCTGTTCATGTAATCATTACTTTCTCTAAAAATAGTGATTGATTACAGTCTCAGTGTcttataaatgggaaaaaagggTGAATTGATTTTGCTTGCATTCATTATTGCTCTTCTCTTCTACAATCTAGCACTGAACTGTCAATTCCCTTTACCTTCCTGCACCACAGATGTCCCAATTGACTTAGTCAGGAGAGAACGGCCCCCAGAATACCCACACAgtgataaacacacacatgcatacacacatacacacatctcaTCAGGTCTTTGGAGGAGATAATACATGCTTATTTAATGGTTTCTATGTCTAGTGACATGAAGACCATTAACCCACtgtattttctccttcttgtCTGTCAATAGACCCTTCATTTGTCTCACTTGTTAGTTTCTACAAAGACTCCGAGCATCTGCTTTATCTCCACTTCTCTCTGGGATTTCTAGTAATTTTTTCACTTAAGCCAAATTCCCCATAACAATCTGAATGTCCCCCGGCACCCTTTAGATTGGGTTTTTGTGTACTTTATGAATCTGAGGCGAAATTAAAATCTAGTCagaatcaaggtgtcagctgggATGCAGGGTCTTCTTACAAGCTCATTGGTTGTTTGCAAAACTCATTTCCTTCCCATGCTTTTCACACCTCTGGTTCCATCTTTAAGCAGTAAAGGTGGCTAGAGTCCTTCTCatacttcctgtctctctcttcacTTTCTGCCACATTTCTTTGACTCTAGTGGGAGaaagttctctgcttttaagggctCATGGGATTAGATTGAGTTTACCTGGGTAACATAGGGTTTTCTCTATCTTAAGGTTtctaaccttaattacttctAATAGTCTCTTTGCCATGTAACATAACATACTTGTATGTTCCACTGATTAGGGTTTAGATATCTTTGGGGATCATTATGCTACCACAGACACCTAGAGATAAAAAGTGTCATGGACATTCAGAGGAGAGCTGGGGTAATCAGTTCTAATTAGAACTGATATGGGaggcccttgccaggggctgggctgagtaaccCGCTCAGgttcgctttcgggagcttttgttccctgagcactttctgtagagttccagaagaggggaatgaaaatggcggccgcccagtctctggcctggaggtgccgagagcccggggccccactctgcagtgtgccctcagagaaaagtgctcaatcattCTCacctccctggtctccagccgtgCTCccagctcaccgagcctgcgaccggtttaAGACTGGATGTGTAAATACCACTGAAGTGGACATCAAAAAGTCATCCAGaatgaaaaacccacacaaaacacACAAGTCTGTCTATGGTTTACAAAATGACATCAGAAGTCACAGCCCTACCCACACCCCCACACCAGAAACTAAACCTCCAACAGAAGATGAGCTACAGCAACAGATTAAATACTGGCAAATACAGTTAGATAGACATCGgttaaaaatgtcaaaagttgATGATAGTCTGTTAAGTTACACGGAACAATTCTTAGAATATGACCCATTTCTTGTGCCACCTGACACTTCGAACCCATGGCTATCTGATGATACTACTTTCTGGGAACTCGAAGCAAGCAAAGAACCAAGCCAGCAGAGGGTAAAGCGATGGGGTTTTGGCATGGATGAAGCATTGAAAGACCCCATTGGGAGAGAACAGTTCCTTAAATTTCTAGAGTCGGAATTCAGTTCAGAAAATTTAAGATTCTGGCTAGCCATGGAGGACCTGAAGAAAAGGCCTATTCGAGAAGTCCCTTCCCGAGTGTAGGAAATATGGCAAGAATTTCTGGCTCCCAGAGCCCCCAGCACCATTAACTTGGATTCTAAGAGCTATGACAAAACCACACAGAATGTGAAGGAGCCCGGGTGGTACACGTTCGAGGACTCTCAGGAGCACATTTACAAACTGATGAAAAGTGATTCATATCCACGTTTTATAAGATCCAGTGCCTACCAAGAGCTTCTACAggcaaagaaaaaggggaaatctCTCACGTCAAAGAGGTTAACAAGCCTCGTTCAGTCTTACTAAAAGGATCACCTTGTAGCATGGAAGAGACTGGAGTCACTGCATATACTTTGTAGCTCTTTGTTATTACCTGGAGCAGAGGACATTAGACCAAGATGTTGCATGAGTAAAGGACCTGAATTGTTCTCTCTTTGTGTACATTAAGGCGTTGCCATTTCAAGTGACTCTACCATCTCGATGCCTCCATTTCAAAATGCTGTCTGCTTACTTTCTCCTTGTACTACGCTGGAtctgtgtcttttcctttttaacaagtTTAAGTGAAGTAAaccctttttccccctttctctttctcttaaagcTTCTGCTAGACACATGGTTCACTGAAAATTCACTCAAACACTGgaagaattgtaaaaaaaaatatatatatatatatcaataagtATACATATGGATTCACATTTATTAAACAATAAATTAGCAAGGAAAGTTTCATTTCACCAATGTGTTCACAGTCAGAAACAAGCTCCTGTCTTTGTTGTCTGTACTTTCTCGGTTAATGtttcttgcatttatttttataccataCTTAAATAAGaaacaccttttatttattttttttttaagattttatttatttatttgacagagagaaatcacaagtaggcagagaggcaggcagagagagagagaggaggaagcaggctccctgctgagcagagagcctgatgcgggactcgatcccaggatcctgagatcatgacctgagccgaaggcagcagcttaaccactgagccacccaggcacccaagaaacaCCTTTTAATCCAAATGTATTAAAGTTGATCCCTTCTCTGTAAATTTGTTATGTTTATATTGTTGTTTTATCTTTCATTAAAAGATGCagaatctcaaacaaacaaaaaaaaaagaactaatatgggagatcaaaaccacaaggagatatcacctcacacctactGAAGGGCTGTCatcaaaagacaagagataacatgTGTTGGCAATAATGACAAGAGAAAGGAACCCCTGTGCATGGTTTGGGGAATGAAAATTgctgcagccactatgaaaaacatgtatgtatggagattctttaaaaaatttaaaatagaactatcatgtggtccagcaatcccacttctgtacatatattcaaaggaaatgaaatcaggatcttgaacagatatctgcactcccatgttcactgcagcattatttgcaagaGCCAAGACATGGGAACAACCTAAGGgtccatcagtgaatgaatggatgaaggagatgtggtatgtattataatggagagaaagaaggaaagccacgagaaagaa harbors:
- the LOC131825513 gene encoding LOW QUALITY PROTEIN: regulator of G-protein signaling 7-like (The sequence of the model RefSeq protein was modified relative to this genomic sequence to represent the inferred CDS: substituted 1 base at 1 genomic stop codon); this translates as MGVEAGNRMKSPVLQKPPYASEKAWYLEMCARMASHLQSELRTITLWSQRAPLECSILPLFGLGDHFCDLFEDNDEDVFVGSECDPLISLLPTTTTSHFLHVAVVFLLTACEYSVILSTMAEAVLPAHRACDRFKTGCVNTTEVDIKKSSRMKNPHKTHKSVYGLQNDIRSHSPTHTPTPETKPPTEDELQQQIKYWQIQLDRHRLKMSKVDDSLLSYTEQFLEYDPFLVPPDTSNPWLSDDTTFWELEASKEPSQQRVKRWGFGMDEALKDPIGREQFLKFLESEFSSENLRFWLAMEDLKKRPIREVPSRVXEIWQEFLAPRAPSTINLDSKSYDKTTQNVKEPGWYTFEDSQEHIYKLMKSDSYPRFIRSSAYQELLQAKKKGKSLTSKRLTSLVQSY